In Polypterus senegalus isolate Bchr_013 chromosome 12, ASM1683550v1, whole genome shotgun sequence, the following are encoded in one genomic region:
- the LOC120540484 gene encoding G-protein coupled receptor 183-like, with product MTVPLAFSFDNTADYFIFAFHFLLATSTVTVAGSVVFAILRTKSLRNENRYIFMLSTSISDTLSGMGWYYIGLFDVKDTYPQKNGTYFVLSALLGVNFITILTAQIDRYVAVTRPFFYARRITPRVVIGLCTFIWMYTYLTVLLMNLVPLQVAIIYNAINTFGVQVVAVIMMLLLNIKLYVIARYQLAREPPSQGTDSKRSSLRVIIAVTMCFLLFWTPEFINIILCGLTSYGFTFKNNALDPFAAMVRINPLCTPTLYIIGSLALREAIAKALRWNECSSTRR from the coding sequence ATGACTGTGCCTCTCGCATTCAGTTTCGATAACACTGCTGACTATTTCATCTTTGCGTTTCACTTCCTGCTGGCCACCTCCACTGTTACTGTCGCCGGGTCGGTGGTCTTCGCGATTCTTCGAACCAAATCTCTGCGTAATGAAAACCGCTATATCTTCATGTTGAGCACCAGCATTAGTGACACTCTGTCCGGTATGGGTTGGTACTATATCGGGCTTTTCGACGTCAAAGACACCTACCCACAAAAGAACGGGACTTACTTTGTCTTATCCGCCCTACTGGGAGTGAACTTCATCACAATTTTAACTGCACAGATAGACCGCTATGTCGCAGTGACACGACCCTTCTTTTACGCCAGACGGATCACCCCAAGAGTCGTTATTGGACTCTGTACGTTTATATGGATGTACACTTATTTAACAGTGTTGCTTATGAATCTGGTACCTTTGCAGGTGGCTATAATTTATAATGCAATAAACACTTTCGGGGTTCAGGTAGTTGCAGTAATTATGATGCTATTACTAAACATTAAACTGTACGTGATAGCCCGTTATCAGCTGGCGAGAGAGCCACCGAGTCAGGGGACTGACAGTAAGCGGTCCTCTTTGCGAGTCATTATTGCCGTGACCATGTGTTTCTTGCTATTCTGGACTCCGGAATTCATCAATATCATACTCTGTGGCTTGACGTCTTACGgattcacttttaaaaataatgctctCGATCCTTTCGCTGCGATGGTCCGAATCAACCCACTTTGTACACCCACGTTATACATCATTGGAAGCCTGGCTCTGCGGGAGGCCATTGCCAAAGCGCTGCGCTGGAATGAATGCAGCAGCACTAGAAGGTGA
- the LOC120540483 gene encoding adrenocorticotropic hormone receptor-like, which produces MTVPLAFSFDNTADYFIFAFHFLLATSTVTVAGSVVFAILRTKSLRSENRYIFMLSTSISDTLSGMGWYYIGLFDVKDTYPQKNGTYFVLSALLGVNFITILTAQIDRYVAVTRPFFYARRITPRVVIGLCTFIWMYTYLTVLLMNLVPLQVAIIYNAINTFGVQVVAVIMMLLLNIKLYVIARYQLAREPPSQGTDSKRSSLRLIIAVTMCFLLFWTPEFINVILCGLTSYGYTFKKDALDPFAAMVRINPLCTPTLYIIGSLALREAIAKALHWNDCCRTRR; this is translated from the coding sequence ATGACTGTGCCTCTCGCATTTAGCTTCGATAACACTGCTGATTATTTCATCTTCGCGTTTCACTTCCTGCTGGCCACCTCCACTGTTACTGTCGCCGGGTCGGTGGTCTTCGCGATTCTTCGCACCAAGTCTCTGCGTAGTGAAAACCGCTATATCTTCATGTTGAGCACCAGCATCAGTGACACTCTGTCCGGTATGGGTTGGTACTATATCGGGCTTTTCGACGTCAAAGACACCTACCCACAAAAGAACGGGACTTACTTTGTCTTATCCGCCCTACTGGGAGTGAACTTCATCACAATTTTAACTGCACAGATAGACCGCTATGTCGCAGTGACACGACCCTTCTTTTACGCCAGACGGATCACCCCAAGAGTCGTTATTGGACTCTGTACGTTTATATGGATGTACACTTATTTAACAGTGTTGCTTATGAATCTGGTACCTTTGCAGGTGGCTATAATTTATAATGCAATAAACACTTTCGGGGTTCAGGTAGTTGCAGTAATTATGATGCTATTACTAAACATTAAACTGTACGTGATAGCCCGTTATCAGCTGGCGAGAGAGCCACCGAGTCAGGGGACTGACAGTAAGCGGTCCTCTTTGCGACTCATTATTGCCGTGACCATGTGTTTCTTGCTATTCTGGACTCCGGAATTCATTAATGTTATACTTTGTGGCTTGACTTCATATGGGTATACGTTTAAAAAAGACGCGCTCGATCCTTTCGCTGCGATGGTCCGAATCAACCCTCTTTGTACACCTACGTTATACATCATAGGAAGCCTGGCTCTGCGGGAGGCCATTGCCAAAGCGCTGCACTGGAATGACTGCTGCAGGACTAGAAGGTAA
- the LOC120540482 gene encoding G-protein coupled receptor 183-like — MTVPLAFSFDNTADYFIFAFHFLLATSTVTVAGSVVFAILRTKSLRNENRYIFMLSTSISDTLSGVGWYYIGLFDVKDTYPQKNGTYFVIPTLLGVNFITILTAQIDRYVAVSRPFFYARRITRRVVIGLCTFIWMYTYLTVLLINLVPLQVAIIYQAINSFGVQVVAVILMILLNIKLYVIARYQLAREPPSQGTDSKRSSLRLIIAVAMCFLIFWTPEFINIILCGLTSYGYTFKNDALDPFVAMVRINPLCTPTLYIIGSLALREAIAKALRWNDCSRTRR, encoded by the coding sequence ATGACTGTGCCACTCGCATTCAGCTTCGATAACACTGCCGATTATTTCATCTTCGCGTTTCACTTCCTGCTGGCCACCTCCACTGTTACTGTCGCCGGGTCGGTGGTCTTCGCGATTCTTCGCACCAAGTCTTTGCGTAATGAAAACCGCTATATCTTCATGTTGAGCACCAGCATTAGCGACACTCTGTCCGGTGTGGGCTGGTACTATATCGGGCTTTTCGACGTCAAAGACACGTACCCTCAAAAGAACGGGACTTACTTTGTTATACCTACCTTACTGGGAGTGAACTTCATCACAATTCTAACTGCACAGATAGATCGCTATGTCGCAGTGTCACGACCCTTCTTCTACGCTAGACGAATCACACGAAGAGTTGTTATTGGACTCTGTACGTTTATATGGATGTACACTTATTTAACAGTGTTGCTTATTAATCTGGTGCCGTTGCAGGTAGCTATAATTTATCAAGCAATAAACTCTTTCGGGGTTCAGGTAGTTGCAGTAATTCTGATGATATTACTGAACATTAAACTGTACGTGATAGCCCGATATCAGCTGGCGAGAGAGCCACCGAGTCAGGGGACTGACAGTAAGCGGTCCTCTTTGCGACTCATTATTGCAGTCGCCATGTGTTTCTTAATATTCTGGACGCCGGAATTCATCAATATTATACTCTGTGGCTTGACTTCATATGGGTATACGTTTAAAAACGACGCGCTCGATCCTTTCGTTGCGATGGTTCGAATCAACCCTCTTTGTACACCCACGTTATACATCATAGGAAGCCTGGCTCTGCGGGAGGCCATTGCGAAAGCGCTGCGCTGGAATGACTGCAGCAGGACTAGAAGGTAA